A region of Salinibacter sp. 10B DNA encodes the following proteins:
- a CDS encoding alcohol dehydrogenase, protein MHAVQVPEAGGDFETVERPIPTPAPNEIRVQVDACGICHSDAFVKEGTFPGIDYPRVPGHEVAGVVDAIGENVSQWQEGDRVGVGWHGGHCFTCDACREGDFVNCENALITGISFDGGYAEYMTAPAEAVAKMPDDLSAEEAAPLLCAGITTYNALRNQGLRPGDLVAVQGIGGLGHLGVQYAAAMGCEVAALSTSADKEDLALTLGASHFIDASSDDAAEALQALGGADLILATAPNSDAITSVVGGLGRDGSLVIVAATGDPVEVPPMALIQGRKSVSGWPSGSANDSEDTLDFSALTGVTPEIETFPLNEAGTAYDRMMTNEARFRAVLTMNH, encoded by the coding sequence ATGCACGCTGTTCAGGTTCCCGAGGCCGGCGGTGACTTCGAAACAGTTGAACGCCCGATCCCCACCCCTGCCCCCAACGAGATCCGCGTTCAGGTGGACGCCTGTGGCATCTGCCACAGCGACGCCTTCGTGAAAGAGGGGACCTTTCCTGGCATCGACTATCCCCGCGTCCCGGGTCATGAGGTCGCTGGAGTTGTGGACGCCATCGGTGAGAACGTCTCCCAGTGGCAAGAGGGGGACCGCGTGGGCGTGGGCTGGCACGGCGGCCACTGCTTCACCTGCGATGCGTGCCGCGAAGGCGACTTTGTAAACTGCGAAAACGCGCTCATCACCGGCATCAGCTTTGACGGGGGATACGCCGAGTACATGACGGCCCCGGCCGAGGCCGTCGCAAAAATGCCCGACGATCTGTCCGCAGAAGAGGCAGCCCCACTTCTCTGCGCTGGCATTACAACCTACAATGCGCTTCGCAACCAGGGCCTCCGCCCGGGCGACCTCGTGGCCGTGCAGGGCATTGGCGGACTGGGCCACCTGGGAGTCCAGTACGCAGCGGCGATGGGCTGTGAGGTGGCTGCCCTTTCGACGAGCGCGGACAAGGAGGACCTCGCCCTCACCCTCGGGGCCTCGCACTTTATCGACGCCTCGTCGGACGACGCCGCAGAGGCCCTTCAGGCGCTCGGGGGCGCCGACCTCATTCTCGCGACCGCGCCCAATTCGGATGCGATCACATCCGTCGTTGGCGGGCTTGGCCGGGACGGCTCGCTCGTTATCGTAGCCGCAACTGGAGACCCCGTAGAGGTGCCTCCGATGGCGCTTATTCAAGGCCGAAAGTCTGTCTCGGGCTGGCCTAGCGGCAGCGCCAATGACTCGGAGGACACGCTCGACTTCAGCGCGCTCACCGGCGTCACGCCTGAGATTGAAACCTTTCCCCTCAACGAGGCGGGCACAGCCTACGACCGTATGATGACGAACGAGGCTCGCTTCCGCGCTGTGCTCACAATGAATCATTAA
- a CDS encoding MFS transporter, which yields MASSPNPAVSSALIRRSPVYYGWIVLAISTLGMAATLPGQTAGVSLFIDAFIEDLGLSRSAVSWFYTAATVLGSLALPLVGRLLDRFGPRRMAVGIIACFAASCVGMSWVSGWIGVFVGFVCLRGFGQGALGLINNHSVNLWFERRRGLAVGILGLGMAGATALFPPLIDEGIQAYGWQTTYLIMGGLLAVTMLPLGALLYRDAPERYGLSADEPAAPAESSSEDEATVRGVKPDTAYRTWTFWLFTVAGVCTAGFGTGLLFHHFSILEEVGVGRDLAAQFFIPLGVVTAAFNVGTGWLVDRYPPRFLLGLQLTLFGAMMGLLPVVNTTVEVWAYGSVFGVAQGMQQALLGSAYAYYFGRLHHGTIRGLANTVFIGGTAIGPAVLALGPDFMSGFAPILWIITPIPLLLALASFGAWVLNWDASVLVETD from the coding sequence ATGGCGTCCTCGCCCAACCCTGCTGTTTCGTCTGCGCTGATTCGCCGAAGTCCTGTCTACTACGGCTGGATTGTCCTGGCCATCTCGACGCTCGGCATGGCAGCGACCCTTCCGGGCCAGACGGCAGGGGTCTCGCTCTTCATCGATGCCTTTATCGAAGACCTTGGCCTCTCACGGTCGGCCGTCTCCTGGTTCTACACGGCGGCTACGGTGCTCGGCTCTCTCGCCCTGCCCCTCGTGGGACGGCTGCTGGACCGCTTCGGACCGCGTCGCATGGCGGTGGGCATTATTGCATGCTTTGCCGCTAGCTGCGTAGGAATGAGTTGGGTAAGCGGATGGATCGGCGTGTTTGTGGGCTTCGTGTGCCTGCGTGGATTCGGACAGGGAGCGCTCGGCCTCATCAACAACCACTCGGTCAACCTGTGGTTTGAGCGGCGGCGCGGACTGGCTGTTGGCATCCTGGGCCTTGGAATGGCCGGAGCCACAGCGCTCTTTCCTCCGCTCATTGACGAAGGCATTCAGGCCTACGGCTGGCAAACAACCTACCTCATCATGGGCGGCCTCTTGGCGGTCACCATGCTGCCGCTCGGGGCACTGCTCTACCGCGACGCCCCGGAACGCTACGGCCTCTCGGCCGACGAGCCGGCGGCCCCCGCAGAGTCGTCGTCCGAGGACGAGGCAACTGTGCGCGGGGTGAAGCCGGACACGGCCTATCGAACGTGGACCTTCTGGCTCTTCACCGTGGCTGGAGTGTGCACGGCGGGCTTCGGCACCGGTCTTCTCTTCCATCATTTCTCGATTCTGGAGGAGGTCGGCGTGGGCCGCGACTTGGCCGCGCAGTTCTTCATTCCGCTCGGCGTGGTCACGGCCGCCTTCAACGTCGGCACGGGCTGGCTCGTGGACCGCTACCCGCCCCGCTTCCTGCTGGGATTGCAGCTCACCCTCTTCGGCGCCATGATGGGCCTTCTCCCGGTCGTGAACACGACGGTCGAGGTCTGGGCCTACGGCAGTGTCTTCGGGGTCGCACAGGGCATGCAGCAGGCCCTTCTGGGGAGCGCATACGCCTACTACTTCGGGCGCCTGCACCACGGCACGATCCGCGGCCTCGCCAATACCGTCTTTATCGGCGGCACGGCCATCGGCCCGGCGGTATTGGCCCTGGGCCCCGATTTCATGAGCGGCTTTGCCCCAATCCTCTGGATCATTACGCCCATCCCCCTCCTGCTTGCCCTTGCGTCTTTTGGGGCATGGGTCCTGAACTGGGACGCGTCGGTGCTGGTAGAAACAGACTAA
- a CDS encoding arylsulfatase, whose protein sequence is MSHLCRTVPVFLLTALILSGCSGQEEASNAPPRPNIILIVADDLGYGDLGSYGQDHIQTPHLDQMAEEGLRFTQFYSGSTVCAPSRSVLMTGQHTGRTPIRGNEEVMPIGQQPLPDSTITVAEVLQEAGYTTGAFGKWGLGAPGSVGVPHRQGFDRFYGYIGQRRAHFYWPEFLFESSRDSLRRVPLQGNEVDDSAPPNFQHPGSGPPLRRATYSHDAIIEQALSFIDTHSQSDSPFFAYLPVTIPHASLSVPDDALAPYLNADGNSVFDETPFSGNHYTAQPTPKAAYAAMISRLDQGVGRLLDRVESNGVAENTLVLFTSDNGPHEEGGYQPAYFNSNGPLRGSKRDLYEGGIRVPQIAWWPGRVPAGRTTALPSYFGDYMRTFAALAGTPPPDGIDSISLVPTLVGDSAQQAAHDHLYWEFRGRQAVRQGPWKAVRDSIGGGTPELYNLNADPAESENVADAHPDIVTRMTTLMNEAHTPR, encoded by the coding sequence ATGTCACACCTTTGCCGAACCGTCCCCGTATTTCTCCTCACGGCCTTAATTTTGAGTGGGTGTTCAGGACAGGAGGAAGCAAGCAATGCCCCCCCTCGGCCTAACATTATACTCATTGTAGCCGACGACCTCGGGTACGGAGATCTTGGCAGCTATGGGCAGGACCACATTCAAACGCCCCACCTCGATCAGATGGCAGAAGAGGGGCTCCGGTTTACCCAGTTCTATTCCGGGTCGACGGTCTGTGCCCCGTCCCGCAGCGTGCTCATGACGGGGCAGCACACAGGCCGCACGCCCATTCGGGGAAACGAAGAGGTAATGCCGATCGGTCAGCAGCCGCTTCCCGACTCGACGATCACGGTGGCCGAGGTGCTTCAGGAGGCGGGGTACACGACCGGGGCGTTCGGCAAGTGGGGACTCGGGGCGCCTGGAAGTGTTGGCGTTCCCCATCGGCAGGGGTTCGACCGCTTCTACGGATATATTGGACAGCGCCGGGCGCACTTTTATTGGCCGGAATTTCTGTTCGAGAGCAGCCGAGACTCGCTCCGGCGCGTTCCGCTGCAGGGGAACGAGGTCGACGATTCCGCACCCCCAAATTTTCAGCATCCCGGATCGGGGCCTCCTCTTCGTCGGGCAACCTACAGTCATGATGCCATCATAGAGCAGGCGCTTTCGTTTATCGATACGCATAGCCAGAGCGACAGCCCATTCTTTGCATATTTGCCGGTAACGATTCCGCATGCGTCCTTATCGGTGCCCGACGATGCACTCGCGCCGTACCTGAATGCTGACGGGAACAGCGTCTTCGACGAAACGCCGTTTTCGGGAAATCACTACACCGCCCAGCCGACCCCGAAGGCAGCCTACGCCGCAATGATTTCGCGTCTGGATCAGGGGGTAGGACGGCTTCTGGACCGGGTCGAGTCGAACGGAGTGGCGGAGAATACACTGGTTCTCTTTACGTCCGACAACGGGCCGCACGAGGAAGGCGGATACCAACCAGCGTATTTCAACTCCAATGGACCGCTGCGCGGCAGCAAACGCGATCTGTACGAGGGGGGCATTCGGGTTCCCCAAATTGCCTGGTGGCCGGGACGCGTGCCCGCGGGACGGACCACCGCCCTTCCCAGCTACTTCGGCGATTACATGCGCACCTTCGCGGCTCTTGCCGGCACTCCCCCGCCGGATGGGATCGACAGCATCTCGCTCGTTCCCACGCTGGTGGGCGACTCTGCCCAACAGGCCGCCCACGATCACCTCTACTGGGAATTTCGGGGGAGGCAGGCCGTCCGGCAGGGGCCCTGGAAGGCCGTGCGCGACTCGATTGGGGGAGGCACACCGGAGCTCTATAATCTCAATGCGGATCCGGCGGAGTCGGAGAACGTGGCGGATGCCCATCCCGACATCGTGACGCGCATGACTACGCTCATGAACGAGGCGCATACCCCGCGGTAG
- a CDS encoding DUF5694 domain-containing protein: MHHTILRVFVALWIVAGGGAVSGELSARGQGKAGRASPAPDSTIHVMVLGSLHFANPGQDTFNPRVGDVTTPERQNQIQTVVDSLLDFRPTVIAVEWPEREAATLDSVYQAYRTGGHELTPNERQQLGFRLADRADHDYIHPVDHHDRSFPIDTVRAYAQTHRPSFLQYYKRYGRRLVAEFDSIGQAPIGSMLRHLNDPDVIQTLYAPYMRMLEVGADSTNIGVRPVRAYYNRNLHIFANLTAVTAPGDRAIVLFGAGHSAFLRQFVRGHPNMTLVEPRDYL, from the coding sequence ATGCATCATACGATCCTCCGTGTGTTTGTCGCTCTGTGGATTGTGGCAGGGGGAGGGGCCGTATCGGGGGAGTTATCCGCAAGGGGACAAGGGAAGGCTGGCCGTGCGTCCCCGGCGCCCGACTCCACGATCCACGTCATGGTGCTTGGGTCCTTGCACTTTGCCAATCCGGGACAGGACACGTTCAATCCTCGCGTCGGGGACGTGACCACCCCGGAGCGGCAGAACCAGATCCAGACGGTGGTCGATTCTCTGCTGGATTTCCGGCCGACAGTGATCGCTGTCGAGTGGCCGGAGCGTGAGGCAGCGACGCTCGATAGCGTGTACCAGGCCTACCGGACGGGGGGGCATGAGTTGACGCCCAATGAGCGGCAGCAGCTCGGCTTTCGCCTCGCTGACAGGGCCGACCACGACTACATCCACCCAGTTGACCATCATGATCGTTCGTTTCCGATCGATACGGTGAGGGCCTACGCGCAGACGCACAGGCCCTCTTTCCTCCAATACTACAAACGGTACGGCCGCCGATTGGTGGCCGAGTTCGACAGTATCGGGCAGGCCCCGATCGGGAGCATGCTGCGGCACCTGAACGACCCCGATGTCATCCAAACCCTCTACGCGCCGTACATGCGCATGTTAGAAGTGGGAGCCGACTCGACGAACATCGGGGTTCGTCCCGTGCGGGCGTACTACAACCGCAACCTGCACATTTTTGCCAATCTGACCGCCGTCACGGCCCCCGGCGACCGGGCAATCGTCCTCTTCGGGGCCGGCCATTCCGCCTTTCTTCGGCAGTTTGTTCGGGGCCACCCGAATATGACCCTTGTAGAGCCGCGCGACTACCTTTAA
- a CDS encoding PmoA family protein codes for MQYVPTWALLPLLLFLGPGSAFAQDADVSYEVTVAAGDVERRQTLVSFSLPPNLPASSYHLETRGGEAVPLQVGDNRAWFVLDRLAAGTRRTYRLERGRMAADSVSLRSHPRSLAVSVDGQPVLRYWTEERPLPRPELDSVYLRGGYVHPVRTPSGRVVTGDYAEGHPHHHGLWSAWTNTEFRGRTPDFWNMQKGTGAVVPMALDSTWSGPVQAGLRARHRYVDYAAAEPVTALYEQWTLRVYDVESEAEEFSYRLFDLTVVQATASESPLVLPPYHYGGVAVRGRDAWYGPDGAHFQTSAGKDRSNGNETRARWTYIGGEVDGRRAGLAMLSHPTNVRSPQPVRIHPEMPYFCYAPSQLGRWSIRPGEPYEARYRFVVFDGPPNPKALDRLWTDYAYPPAVTVTRIDH; via the coding sequence ATGCAATACGTACCCACGTGGGCGCTCCTTCCGCTCCTTCTTTTCTTGGGCCCTGGTTCCGCTTTTGCGCAGGACGCAGACGTGTCGTACGAGGTGACGGTTGCTGCGGGCGACGTGGAGCGGCGTCAGACGCTCGTGTCCTTTTCTCTGCCCCCGAATCTACCGGCTTCCTCCTATCATCTGGAGACGCGCGGCGGAGAGGCTGTTCCTCTTCAGGTTGGGGACAATCGGGCCTGGTTCGTGCTCGATCGGCTGGCGGCCGGTACACGGCGGACCTACCGGCTGGAGCGGGGCCGTATGGCGGCGGACAGCGTTTCCCTTCGCTCCCACCCCCGTTCGCTTGCTGTGTCAGTGGACGGCCAGCCAGTACTTCGGTACTGGACCGAAGAGCGGCCGCTTCCACGTCCGGAATTGGATTCCGTTTACCTACGAGGAGGATACGTACATCCCGTTCGCACCCCATCGGGGCGCGTCGTGACGGGCGACTATGCGGAGGGACATCCGCACCATCACGGGCTCTGGTCGGCCTGGACGAATACTGAATTCCGGGGGCGCACACCCGACTTTTGGAATATGCAGAAGGGCACCGGGGCGGTGGTGCCTATGGCCCTCGATTCGACCTGGAGTGGGCCCGTACAGGCGGGGCTCCGGGCACGGCACCGCTACGTCGACTACGCAGCCGCCGAGCCGGTGACGGCTCTGTATGAACAGTGGACCCTTCGGGTGTACGACGTGGAATCGGAAGCAGAAGAGTTTTCCTACCGTCTCTTTGACCTCACCGTCGTACAGGCAACCGCATCGGAAAGTCCGCTTGTGCTTCCGCCTTATCACTACGGTGGCGTGGCCGTGCGCGGGCGGGATGCCTGGTATGGGCCCGATGGGGCCCACTTCCAAACGTCGGCGGGAAAAGACCGGTCGAACGGCAATGAGACGCGGGCGCGTTGGACGTACATCGGGGGCGAGGTGGACGGCCGGCGTGCGGGGCTCGCCATGCTGAGCCATCCTACCAACGTGCGTTCTCCCCAGCCCGTGCGCATTCATCCCGAGATGCCGTACTTTTGTTACGCGCCCTCCCAACTCGGTCGCTGGTCCATTCGGCCCGGGGAGCCCTACGAGGCCCGGTATCGGTTCGTGGTCTTCGACGGCCCGCCGAACCCGAAAGCACTCGACCGCCTCTGGACCGATTACGCCTATCCACCTGCGGTGACCGTCACCCGCATCGATCACTAA
- a CDS encoding DUF1684 domain-containing protein: MSCSSSLQTGLGGLLLVLLLSGCGDGSASQSYEQRIMQARVQRDMQMREKESVLPPNRRADFRGLDYYGVDSTYRFVTPLQRLEQPDTMMLAENTGRIRAQVRIGRVTIPLPSGNKTLTVFRGASDDPRGRFWIPFADETNGNGTYEAGRYVDLAQAPNDSVVVDFNRAYNPTCAYNPEFACPLPPDGNRIDAPIPVGEKTPKFGQSASS, translated from the coding sequence ATGTCCTGTTCCTCCTCGCTCCAAACTGGTCTTGGCGGCCTGCTGCTTGTCCTCCTGCTGAGTGGCTGCGGTGACGGATCGGCCTCGCAAAGTTACGAGCAGCGAATCATGCAGGCCCGCGTGCAACGCGACATGCAGATGCGGGAGAAGGAAAGCGTGCTTCCCCCCAACCGTCGTGCGGATTTTCGGGGACTTGACTACTACGGCGTGGACTCCACGTATCGCTTCGTTACGCCCCTCCAACGGCTGGAACAGCCCGACACGATGATGCTCGCCGAAAACACGGGCCGCATCCGTGCTCAGGTGCGCATTGGACGCGTGACGATTCCTCTACCGTCCGGCAACAAAACCCTGACGGTGTTTCGGGGCGCGAGTGACGACCCGCGCGGACGGTTCTGGATTCCCTTTGCGGACGAGACGAATGGAAACGGAACGTACGAGGCCGGCCGGTATGTCGACCTCGCCCAGGCCCCCAACGACTCTGTGGTCGTGGACTTCAACCGCGCCTATAATCCCACCTGTGCCTACAATCCGGAATTCGCCTGTCCGCTCCCGCCGGACGGCAATCGGATCGATGCCCCCATTCCCGTCGGGGAAAAGACCCCGAAGTTTGGGCAAAGTGCCTCATCGTAG
- a CDS encoding 7-carboxy-7-deazaguanine synthase QueE: MPRPFSAPSYRVKHVFQTVQGEGFWVGRPALFVRLVSCNMWSGYEADRARDADRTGADCPRWCDTDFTKEGASTLTADQLTDQMREIGGPAIDFCVLTGGEPLLQADAALVHALHEAGYEVALETNGTVPLADAFGNDNSEQLHTPDWVTCSPKRPEDQLALERYDELKLIVPDYRPSNYAQFAEHATPHSINGRERRLLWLQPEDGPRLEEAQAMAVDLALKHPEWRVSTQTHKVLNVK, encoded by the coding sequence ATGCCTCGTCCGTTTTCTGCCCCCTCCTACCGGGTAAAGCACGTCTTCCAAACGGTGCAGGGAGAAGGCTTTTGGGTGGGGCGGCCTGCTCTGTTCGTCCGGCTGGTGAGCTGCAACATGTGGAGCGGCTACGAGGCTGACCGCGCCCGTGACGCCGACCGCACCGGGGCCGACTGCCCGCGCTGGTGCGACACGGATTTTACCAAGGAGGGCGCCTCGACCCTCACGGCCGACCAGTTGACCGATCAAATGCGTGAGATTGGAGGCCCTGCCATTGACTTCTGTGTGCTGACGGGCGGAGAGCCGCTTCTCCAGGCCGACGCTGCGCTCGTTCATGCCCTGCACGAGGCCGGATACGAGGTCGCCCTTGAAACCAACGGCACGGTCCCGCTCGCCGACGCGTTCGGCAACGACAATTCCGAACAGTTGCATACGCCGGACTGGGTCACGTGCAGCCCGAAACGTCCGGAAGACCAACTCGCGCTGGAGCGGTACGACGAACTTAAGCTCATCGTCCCCGACTATCGACCGTCCAACTACGCTCAGTTCGCCGAGCACGCAACACCCCATTCCATCAACGGTCGGGAACGACGACTGCTCTGGCTCCAGCCGGAGGACGGCCCGCGGTTGGAGGAGGCACAAGCAATGGCCGTTGACCTCGCACTGAAGCACCCCGAGTGGCGTGTAAGCACGCAGACGCACAAGGTATTGAACGTGAAGTAG
- a CDS encoding tetratricopeptide repeat protein: MTHRPPLRWLFLLVAGMGICCTSVWAQPDSLSRGLQAANAAYAQGQYGRAVDLYERLLGRDWESGALYYNLGNAYVRLNQWGEAIRYYEKARRLRPADPRVGHNLEQVRRRAGVYSPVQRPFPGRFQSIVRGWSPRAIFWGGWGVLIGGLVAAVAWGASVLGQRGRLLLVGGGVLVGLLGIATAFGTAYVQSLDHRAVVVAGEAPLRAAPSPEAISDTTLPEGALLEVRSRRVQWSKVRLRDGTTGWVSAQALGDI, translated from the coding sequence ATGACACACCGGCCTCCTCTGCGCTGGCTTTTTCTTCTGGTCGCAGGGATGGGGATTTGCTGCACATCGGTGTGGGCCCAGCCCGACTCCCTCTCGCGGGGGCTCCAGGCGGCCAATGCGGCCTATGCTCAGGGGCAGTACGGCCGGGCGGTGGATCTGTACGAGCGGCTTCTGGGCCGCGACTGGGAGAGCGGAGCGCTGTACTACAATCTCGGAAACGCGTATGTCCGGCTCAATCAATGGGGCGAGGCCATTCGTTACTACGAGAAAGCACGTCGGCTCCGCCCTGCCGATCCGCGTGTAGGGCACAATCTGGAGCAGGTCCGTCGCCGTGCTGGCGTGTATTCCCCCGTTCAGCGTCCTTTCCCGGGAAGATTCCAGAGCATTGTGCGAGGCTGGTCGCCCCGGGCGATATTCTGGGGAGGATGGGGGGTGCTGATCGGCGGACTGGTGGCAGCGGTAGCCTGGGGGGCATCGGTCCTGGGGCAAAGAGGGCGTCTCCTGCTCGTGGGGGGAGGGGTTCTTGTTGGGCTGCTGGGCATTGCCACGGCGTTCGGGACCGCCTACGTCCAGTCGCTCGACCACCGGGCGGTGGTGGTGGCCGGCGAGGCCCCGCTCCGCGCGGCTCCAAGTCCCGAAGCGATATCCGACACGACCCTGCCGGAGGGGGCACTGCTAGAGGTGCGGTCGCGTCGAGTACAGTGGAGTAAGGTGCGGCTGCGCGATGGGACTACCGGTTGGGTCTCGGCACAGGCACTTGGGGACATATAA
- the accD gene encoding acetyl-CoA carboxylase, carboxyltransferase subunit beta, with the protein MPWFRREKAGIRTTREEQNEMPEGQWVKCPDTGEIINRRELEENLLVFPSSGYHFGMDSHKYFDFLFDDGDYTLHDTDLRSVDALEFTDRKAYADRLEKAREETGQNEAAQAATGALGGHEVSMVGMDFSFIGGSMGSVVGEIVARGIKRAYTEDRPLITIAQSGGARMMEGALSLMQMAKTSAHLTRLDEAGLPYISIFTHPTTGGVTASFAMLGDIHIAEPEALIGFAGPRVIRETIGSDLPEGFQRSEFLLEHGFLDMIVDRRRLRHRLIHLLNLLME; encoded by the coding sequence ATGCCTTGGTTTCGGCGCGAGAAGGCCGGCATTCGCACCACGCGCGAAGAGCAAAATGAAATGCCCGAAGGGCAGTGGGTGAAGTGTCCCGACACGGGCGAAATCATCAACCGGCGGGAGTTGGAGGAAAATCTCCTCGTCTTCCCCAGCTCGGGGTACCACTTCGGGATGGACAGCCACAAGTACTTCGACTTCCTCTTCGACGACGGGGACTACACGCTCCACGATACGGACCTTCGGTCGGTGGACGCCCTTGAGTTTACCGACCGGAAGGCGTACGCGGACCGACTCGAAAAAGCCCGTGAAGAGACGGGGCAAAACGAGGCCGCACAGGCCGCCACCGGAGCCTTGGGGGGACACGAGGTGTCGATGGTGGGCATGGACTTTAGCTTCATCGGCGGCTCGATGGGATCGGTCGTGGGGGAAATCGTGGCGCGGGGCATCAAACGAGCCTATACGGAAGATCGCCCCCTCATCACGATTGCTCAGAGCGGCGGTGCTCGAATGATGGAAGGAGCTCTTAGCCTGATGCAGATGGCCAAAACGAGCGCGCATCTCACGCGCCTGGACGAGGCTGGCCTACCCTATATTTCCATCTTCACCCACCCTACCACCGGAGGGGTCACGGCCTCGTTCGCAATGCTGGGCGACATTCACATTGCCGAGCCGGAGGCCCTCATTGGGTTCGCGGGCCCTCGTGTCATCCGGGAAACGATTGGATCGGACCTACCGGAGGGCTTCCAGCGATCTGAGTTTCTGCTGGAGCACGGCTTCCTAGACATGATCGTGGACCGCCGGCGCCTGCGTCATCGCCTCATCCATCTGCTGAACCTGCTGATGGAGTAG
- a CDS encoding GIY-YIG nuclease family protein: protein MADANHYVYVVECTDGTYYTGYTTDVERRITEHNDGTGARYTRGRRPVELVHVESFDTQSDAMQREYAIKQLRRSAKEALVKDS, encoded by the coding sequence ATGGCCGACGCTAATCACTACGTCTACGTTGTTGAGTGCACCGACGGTACCTATTACACGGGCTACACAACGGACGTGGAGCGGCGCATCACAGAACACAACGACGGCACCGGCGCCCGATACACACGAGGGCGGCGCCCCGTTGAGCTGGTACACGTCGAATCGTTCGACACGCAGTCCGACGCCATGCAGCGCGAGTACGCCATCAAGCAGCTGCGTCGGTCGGCCAAGGAAGCCCTGGTGAAGGACAGCTGA
- the tsaB gene encoding tRNA (adenosine(37)-N6)-threonylcarbamoyltransferase complex dimerization subunit type 1 TsaB — protein sequence MTLLALETATSTCGVALLHDDTVVAEAHLHRPRIHSERLTPLIEDVLAHSGVEASTLDTVAVSMGPGSYTGLRIGVSTAKGWALSTGANLIGVPTLDAYAAQLRPVAQPGDVVCALLDARRDEVYAGAFCWTEGRIEPHAQTKALTVDVLPDWIGEVSGQLWLVGDGAAKSADALSNVGSAHTMISPTDLPPSAAWVGRRGRARIATDGPDDVASFEPFYVKDVHATPAPSPFA from the coding sequence GTGACGCTGCTCGCCCTCGAAACGGCCACCTCCACCTGCGGTGTGGCGCTGTTGCACGACGACACGGTCGTGGCAGAAGCCCATCTGCATCGCCCCCGCATTCATTCCGAGCGCCTTACGCCCCTCATCGAAGACGTGCTGGCCCACAGTGGCGTGGAGGCGTCCACACTGGACACGGTGGCGGTCTCGATGGGACCGGGCTCGTACACCGGCCTCCGAATCGGCGTGAGCACGGCGAAAGGGTGGGCTCTTTCTACGGGCGCCAACCTGATCGGCGTGCCGACGCTGGACGCCTACGCAGCCCAGCTCCGCCCCGTTGCCCAACCGGGAGACGTGGTCTGCGCCCTGCTCGACGCCCGCCGCGATGAGGTGTATGCCGGGGCCTTCTGCTGGACGGAGGGACGGATCGAGCCCCACGCTCAGACGAAAGCCCTGACGGTCGATGTTCTTCCTGATTGGATCGGCGAGGTGAGCGGTCAACTCTGGCTCGTCGGTGATGGAGCGGCGAAGAGCGCGGACGCTCTTTCCAACGTTGGCTCTGCACACACGATGATTTCTCCCACCGACCTTCCTCCCTCCGCTGCCTGGGTGGGCCGCCGCGGTCGCGCCCGCATTGCCACCGACGGTCCCGACGACGTCGCGTCCTTCGAGCCGTTCTACGTGAAGGACGTCCACGCCACCCCTGCTCCGTCTCCGTTTGCGTAA